The following proteins are co-located in the Candidatus Planktophila lacus genome:
- a CDS encoding ATP synthase subunit B/B': MDSIEKLSTAITLIEEARGVPLSASCVVHRGEILEILDGARIALPQDLSAAEAILAQRDNLVEEGRSSAEQMIATAREEVARMIEQTAIVQAARDEAQRILDDARALAADERAEVESYIDGRLATLEVILNKTLDAVARGRERLDGANDKDVLSQLADDN; this comes from the coding sequence ATGGACTCGATCGAAAAACTCAGCACCGCCATTACTCTGATCGAAGAGGCTCGCGGAGTTCCACTTTCAGCTTCCTGCGTTGTACATCGTGGCGAAATTTTAGAAATCTTAGATGGCGCAAGAATTGCACTTCCACAAGATTTATCTGCAGCCGAAGCAATTTTGGCCCAGCGCGATAACTTAGTTGAAGAAGGCCGTTCTTCAGCCGAACAAATGATCGCCACCGCGCGCGAAGAAGTTGCGCGCATGATCGAACAAACTGCGATTGTCCAAGCAGCACGTGATGAAGCACAACGAATCCTTGACGATGCACGCGCACTTGCTGCTGATGAGCGCGCTGAAGTAGAAAGCTACATTGATGGCCGCCTTGCCACTCTAGAAGTGATCCTCAATAAGACTCTTGATGCAGTAGCCCGCGGTCGTGAGCGACTAGATGGTGCAAACGATAAAGATGTCTTGTCGCAATTAGCCGACGACAATTAA
- a CDS encoding YceD family protein gives MSKASSVFEFNTFELPRRAGEMKEYQLDLEILEPIGVPLVSVPAGDVIEVDLRLESVTEGVLLSADLYAIAKGECIRCLDPVEITVERKIQELYRYEPSKDSGKKGKKSKRASDDDVDLEEDDELWMDGNVMDLEPPIRDAVVLDLPINPLCSEECLGLCPDCGQKWADLPEGHQHEAIDARWAGLAGLDFKKSDE, from the coding sequence ATGTCTAAGGCCTCTTCGGTATTTGAATTTAACACTTTTGAACTTCCTCGCCGTGCGGGGGAGATGAAGGAGTATCAGTTAGATCTAGAAATTTTGGAGCCGATTGGCGTTCCGCTGGTGAGCGTGCCAGCCGGTGATGTTATTGAAGTAGATCTCCGTCTGGAATCCGTTACTGAGGGAGTCTTGTTAAGCGCTGATCTATATGCGATCGCAAAGGGCGAGTGCATTCGTTGCCTTGATCCAGTTGAAATTACTGTTGAACGAAAGATTCAAGAGCTCTATCGCTACGAGCCAAGTAAAGATTCTGGCAAGAAGGGTAAGAAGTCCAAGCGCGCATCTGATGACGACGTAGATCTGGAAGAAGATGACGAACTTTGGATGGATGGCAATGTGATGGATCTCGAGCCCCCTATTCGAGATGCCGTTGTATTAGATCTTCCAATCAACCCGCTCTGCTCCGAAGAGTGCCTCGGGCTCTGTCCAGATTGCGGTCAGAAGTGGGCAGATCTTCCGGAAGGCCACCAGCATGAGGCGATCGACGCTCGCTGGGCGGGCTTGGCTGGACTGGATTTTAAGAAATCGGATGAATAA